One Apteryx mantelli isolate bAptMan1 chromosome 22, bAptMan1.hap1, whole genome shotgun sequence genomic region harbors:
- the TPST1 gene encoding protein-tyrosine sulfotransferase 1 produces MVGKLKQNLLLACLVISSVTVFYLGQHAMECHHRIEERSQPPRVENVRSTVRTGSNVNANKTFAYNKDMPLIFIGGVPRSGTTLMRAMLDAHPDIRCGEETRVIPRILAVKQMWARSSKEKIRLDEAGVTDEVLDSAMQAFLLEIIVKHGEPAPYLCNKDPFALKSLTYLARIFPNAKFLLMVRDGRASVHSMISRKVTIAGFDLNSYRDCLTKWNRAIETMYNQCMEVGFERCMLVHYEQLVLHPERWMRTLLKFLRIPWNQAVLHHEEMIGKAGGVSLSKVERSTDQVIKPVNVEALSKWVGKIPADVLQDMPVIAPMLAKLGYDPYANPPNYGKPDQKVLENTRRVYKGEFQLPDFLKEVPQTEPME; encoded by the exons ATGGTTGGAAAACTTAAGCAGAACTTGCTATTGGCATGTCTAGTGATCAGTTCAGTGACAGTGTTTTATTTGGGCCAACACGCTATGGAGTGTCACCACCGAATAGAAGAACGCAGCCAGCCTCCGAGAGTGGAAAATGTGAGAAGCACAGTAAGAACTGGTTCTAatgtaaatgcaaataaaacCTTTGCTTACAACAAAGACATGCCTTTAATATTTATTGGAGGAGTACCTCGAAGTGGCACTACTTTAATGCGTGCCATGCTTGATGCCCATCCGGATATTCGATGTGGAGAGGAGACAAGGGTAATCCCACGAATTCTGGCTGTTAAGCAGATGTGGGCTAGATCAAGCAAAGAGAAAATCCGACTGGATGAAGCTGGAGTCACAGATGAGGTTCTGGACTCAGCCATGCAAGCGTTTTTATTGGAAATCATTGTGAAACATGGGGAGCCTGCTCCTTATTTGTGTAACAAAGATCCTTTTGCTCTAAAATCCTTAACTTACCTTGCCAGAATTTTCCCCAATGCCAAATTTCTTCTAATGGTACGGGATGGTCGTGCATCTGTACATTCCATGATATCCAGAAAGGTCACCATAGCTGGCTTTGACCTTAACAGCTACAGGGACTGCTTGACCAAGTGGAATCGTGCTATAGAAACTATGTATAACCAGTGTATGGAGGTTGGTTTTGAAAGATGTATGCTGGTACATTATGAACAACTTGTATTGCATCCTGAAAGATGGATGAGAACTCTCTTAAAGTTTCTCCGCATCCCATGGAACCAAGCAGTGCTACACCATGAAGAAATGATTGGAAAAGCAGGTGGTGTTTCTCTTTCAAA AGTTGAAAGATCTACTGACCAAGTAATCAAGCCAGTCAATGTGGAAGCGCTGTCAAAGTGGGTTGGGAAGATACCTGCTGATGTTCTGCAAGATATGCCAGTGATTGCACCCATGTTAGCAAAGCTGGGCTATGATCCGTATGCCAATCCACCAAATTATGGAAAGCCAGATCAAAAAGTTTTGGAAAACACAAGGAGG gtctATAAAGGTGAATTCCAGCTTCCTGACTTTCTTAAAGAAGTGCCACAG